AATAAGGAGTTTCTGATCGGACGGATTACAGCAGAACAGCTCAGATGGCAGTGCGGTATTTTAAAAAACACAAACCGAAGGAAGCTGACAGTGGCGGGAAGAGATCTGGCAATGGGAGTTCCAGGGGCCAGGCAGATCTCGGATGGTCTGGTTCGGGCTGCAATGAAAGATTCTCTTTCGGAGATTGTAAGAGCGATCCAGTCCATGATCGAGCGTACACCGCCGGATGTCCGGAGTGAGATTTTAAAATCAGGGATTTATCTGACAGGAGGTCTTGCACGTTCGCATGGTCTCCCGGCATATCTGCGACAGAGTACCGGCCTTCTTGTGACTGCACACAAGAATCCTGAATTATGTGCAGTGAAGGGACTGCGCACGATCATTTCCGATAAACATTACAGAAACCTGGCATACGAGATGTCAGATGAAGATTATAGGTGGTTGAGATAATATGAAGAAAAAAAATCAAAAATCCAGGTCAAATAAGTACTGGCTTCTGGGAACGAGTCTGGTTTGCGTTTTACTGATGATTTTTTCTGTGTTTGCAGAGAAGGTAGAAGGGCCCTTCCGGGGAGTGGCTGATATCACGGTGATTCCCATGCAGAAAGGCATCAGTCAGATCGGCACATGGATCGGAGATGTCAGTGAAAATTTTGAGACATTGAAACAGCTGAAAAAAGAAAATAAAAAACTTCAGAAGCAGGTGGATCAGCTGACCACGGAAAACAGTAATCTTCAGGAGGAAAAATACGAACTGGACCGTCTTCAGGATCTGTACAAGCTGGATCAGACTTATGCAGAATATCCGAAAGTGGGAGCCCGTGTGATCGGGAAGGACTCCGGAAACTGGTTTAGTACATTTACGATTGATAAGGGAAGTAATGACGGCATCAAAGTAGATCAGAATGTGCTGGCAGGAAGTGGACTCGTCGGGATCGTGACTCAGACAGGTCCGACCTGGGCAACGGTACGTGCGATTATTGATGATTCCAGCAACGTCAGCGGTATGGCACTTTCTACTTCTGACAAATGTATCGTAAGAGGAGACCTTTCTTTGATCGGAGAAGGGAAGATCCGGTTTGAACAGATGGAAAATAATGATCATGATGTAGAGGTAGGGGAGCAGATCGTCACTTCTCACATCAGTGATAAATATCTGCAGGGACTTTTGATCGGTTATGTCAGCGAGATCAATGTAGATGCAAACAATCTGACCCGTTCCGGCTATATCACTCCTGTGGTAGATTTTAAAAATCTGCAGGAGGTGCTTGTCATTACAACGACAAAGGCGGAAATGACAGGAACAGATCAGAGTGAGTAGAGAAAGGAGCCTGCCAAGATGAAAAAGATCAAATTAAAACGATTTGTGATCACGGTTGTGATCATGCTGGCATGTTATCTTCTTCAATGTACCTTATTTCCATCTCTGGAACTGGCATCTGTGAAGCCGAATCTGCTGTTGATTGTGACAGCTGCCTATGGTTTTATGCGCGGGCCGAAAACAGGAATGTGGATCGGATTTTTTTCGGGACTTCTGATCGATATTCAGTTTGGAACGGTGCTGGGGCTGTATGCACTGATCTATCTGATGATCGGCTATGTGAATGGCCTGTTCAGTGAAACTTATTTTGACGAAGACATCAAGCTTCCGTTACTGCTGATCGCAGGAAGCGAGTTTGTATACGGGCTGTTGATCTACTTTTTGATGTTCATGCTCAGAGGTGAATTTGATTTTGTTTATTATCTGATGCATGTAATCATTCCGGAACTGATCTATACAGTTGGGGTTACGCTCATTTTGTATCAGCTGATCCTGTGGATCAACCAGAAACTGGAAGCAGAAGAAAAAAGGAGTGCAAGTAAATTTGTTTGAGAAAATCAAAGAAGTGTTTCATCGTATCGTAAATTCCCGGCTGACTGTTCTGATCCTTGCATTCTGCGTAATGTTTGCGATCCTGGTGAACAGACTGTTTTATCTTCAGATCGTAAAGGGA
This window of the Mediterraneibacter gnavus ATCC 29149 genome carries:
- the mreC gene encoding rod shape-determining protein MreC, with translation MKKKNQKSRSNKYWLLGTSLVCVLLMIFSVFAEKVEGPFRGVADITVIPMQKGISQIGTWIGDVSENFETLKQLKKENKKLQKQVDQLTTENSNLQEEKYELDRLQDLYKLDQTYAEYPKVGARVIGKDSGNWFSTFTIDKGSNDGIKVDQNVLAGSGLVGIVTQTGPTWATVRAIIDDSSNVSGMALSTSDKCIVRGDLSLIGEGKIRFEQMENNDHDVEVGEQIVTSHISDKYLQGLLIGYVSEINVDANNLTRSGYITPVVDFKNLQEVLVITTTKAEMTGTDQSE
- the mreD gene encoding rod shape-determining protein MreD translates to MKKIKLKRFVITVVIMLACYLLQCTLFPSLELASVKPNLLLIVTAAYGFMRGPKTGMWIGFFSGLLIDIQFGTVLGLYALIYLMIGYVNGLFSETYFDEDIKLPLLLIAGSEFVYGLLIYFLMFMLRGEFDFVYYLMHVIIPELIYTVGVTLILYQLILWINQKLEAEEKRSASKFV